The Manis javanica isolate MJ-LG chromosome 4, MJ_LKY, whole genome shotgun sequence genome contains a region encoding:
- the FLII gene encoding protein flightless-1 homolog isoform X1, which produces MEATGVLPFVRGVDLSGNDFKGGYFPENVKAMTSLRWLKLNRTGLCYLPEELAALQKLEHLSVSHNHLTTLHGELSSLPSLRAIVARANNLKNSGVPDDIFKLDDLSVLDLSYNQLTECPRELDSAKNMLVLNLSHNSIDTIPNQLFINLTDLLHLDLSENRLESLPPQMRRLVHLQTLVLNGNPLLHAQLRQLPALTALQTLHLRNTQRTQGNLPTSLEGLGSLADVDLSCNDLTRVPECLYTLPSLRRLNLSSNQITELSLCIDQWVHVETLNLSRNQLTSLPSAICKLTRLKKLYLNSNKLDFDGLPSGIGKLASLEEFMAANNNLELIPESLCRCTKLRKLILNKNCLVTLPEAIHFLMEIEVLDVRENPSLVMPPKPADPAAEWYNIDFSLQNQLRLAGASPATVAAAAAAGSGPKDPLARKMRLRRRKDSAQDDQAKQVLKGMSDVAQEKNQKQEESIDARATGGKVRRWDQGLEKPRLDYSEFFTEDVGQLPGLTIWQIENFLPVLVEEAFHGKFYEADCYIVLKTFLDESGSLNWEIYYWIGGEATLDKKACSAIHAVNLRNYLGAECRTVREEMGEESGEFLQVFDNNISYIEGGTASGFYTVEDTHYVTRMYRVYGKKNIKLEPVPLKGASLDPRFVFLLDRGLDIYVWRGAQATLSCTTKARLFAEKINKNERKGKAEITLLVQGQEPPEFWEVLGGEPSEIKKHVPDDFWPPQPKLYKVGLGLGYLELPQINYKLSVEHKTRPKVELMPRMRLLQSLLDTHCVYILDCWSDVFIWLGRKSPRLVRAAALKLGQELCGMLHRPRHAVVSRSLEGTEAQVFKAKFKNWDDVLTVDYTRNAEAVLQGPGLAGKVKRDTEKKDQMKADLTALFLPRQPPMAPAEAEQLMEEWNEDLDGMEGFVLEGKKFARLPEEEFGHFYTQDCYVFLCRYWVPVEYEEEEKTLSDGKEGEEDAGQVEEKQPEEDFQCTVYFWQGREASNMGWLTFTFSLQKKFESLFPGRLEVVRMTQQQENPKFLSHFKRKFIIHRGKRKVAQGALQPSLYQIRTNGSALCTRCIQISTDSSLLNSEFCFILKVPFESEDNQGIVYAWVGRASDPDEAKLSEDIMNTMFDSSYSKQVINEGEEPENFFWVGIGAQKPYDDDAEYMKHTRLFRCSNEKGYFAVTEKCSDFCQDDLADDDIMLLDNGQEVYMWVGTQTSQVEIKLSLKACQVYIQHLRSKGQERPRRLRLVRKGNEHWAFTRCFHAWSTCRKALA; this is translated from the exons ATGGAGGCCACCGGAGTGCTGCCGTTCGTGCGCGGCGTGGACCTCAGTGGCAACGATTTCAAG GGTGGCTACTTCCCTGAGAATGTCAAGGCTATGACCAGTCTGCGATGGCTGAAGCTGAACCGCACAGGCCTCTGCTACCTGCCAGAGGAGCTGGCTGCACTGCAGAAACTG GAGCATTTGTCTGTGAGCCACAACCACCTGACCACGCTTCATGGAGAGCTATCCAGCCTGCCGTCGCTGCGG GCCATTGTGGCTCGAGCCAACAACCTGAAGAATTCTGGGGTCCCTGATGACATCTTCAAGCTGGATGACCTCTCGGTCCTG GACTTGAGCTACAACCAGCTGACAGAGTGCCCGCGGGAGCTGGACAGCGCCAAGAACATGCTGGTGCTGAACCTCAGCCACAACAG CATTGACACCATCCCCAACCAGCTCTTCATCAACCTCACCGACCTGCTGCACCTGGACCTCAGCGAGAACCGCCTGGAGAGCTTGCCCCCACAAATGCGCCGCCTGGTGCACCTGCAGACGCTCGTGCTCAATGGGAACCCACTGCTGCATGCCCAGCTCCG GCAGCTCCCAGCGCTCACGGCCCTGCAGACCCTGCACCTGAGGAACACGCAGCGTACCCAGGGCAACCTCCCGACCAGCCTGGAGGGCCTGGGCAGCCTAGCAG ATGTGGATCTGTCCTGCAACGACCTGACACGGGTGCCCGAGTGCCTGTACACCCTGCCCAGCCTGCGCCGTCTCAACCTCAGCAGTAACCAGATCACAGAGCTGTCCCTGTGCATTGACCAGTGGGTACATGTGGAGACCTTGAACCTTTCCCGAAACCAGCTGACCTCACTGCCC TCGGCCATTTGCAAGCTGACCAGGCTGAAGAAGCTGTACCTGAACTCCAACAAGCTGGACTTCGATGGGCTGCCCTCAGGCATCGGCAAGCTGGCCAGCTTGGAGGAGTTCATGGCTGCCAACAATAACCTGGAATTGATCCCCGAAAGCCTGTGCAG GTGTACAAAGCTGAGGAAACTCATTTTGAATAAGAACTGCCTGGTGACTCTCCCGGAGGCCATCCACTTCCTGATGGAGATTGAG GTCCTGGATGTGCGGGAGAACCCGAGTCTGGTCATGCCTCCCAAGCCCGCTGACCCCGCCGCCGAGTGGTACAACATCGACTTCTCACTGCAGAACCAGCTACGGCTGGCGGGCGCCTCCCCTGCTACTGTGGCAGCAGCAGCTGCTG CAGGAAGTGGACCCAAGGACCCTCTGGCTCGCAAGATGCGGCTTCGGAGGCGCAAGGACTCGGCCCAGGATGACCAGGCCAAGCAGGTTCTGAAGGGCATGTCAGATGTGGCCCAGGAGAAGAACCAAAAGCAGGAG GAGAGCATAGATGCCCGAGCCACCGGGGGCAAGGTGCGGCGCTGGGACCAGGGTCTGGAGAAGCCGCGCCTGGACTACTCTGAGTTCTTCACGGAGGATGTGGGCCAGTTGCCTGGCCTGACCATCTGGCAGATCGAGAATTTCCTGCCTGTGCTGGTGGAGGAGGCCTTCCACGGCAAGTTCTATGAGGCTGACTGCTACATTGTGCTCAAG ACTTTTCTGGACGAGAGCGGCTCTCTGAACTGGGAGATCTACTACTGGATCGGCGGGGAGGCCACCCTGGACAAGAAAGCTTGCTCAGCCATCCACGCAGTGAACCTGCGCAACTACCTGGGTGCTGAGTGCCGCACCGTGCGGGAGGAGATGGGCGAGGAGAGCGGGGAGTTCCTGCAG GTGTTTGACAACAACATCTCCTACATTGAGGGTGGCACAGCCAGTGGCTTCTACACTGTGGAGGACACGCACTATGTCACCAG GATGTACCGCGTGTATGGGAAAAAGAACATCAAGTTGGAGCCCGTGCCCCTCAAGGGGGCCTCCCTGGACCCGAG GTTTGTTTTCCTGCTGGACCGAGGGCTGGATATCTACGTGTGGCGGGGGGCCCAGGCCACACTGAGCTGCACAACCAAGGCCAG GCTCTTTGCGGAGAAAATTAATAAGAATGAGCGGAAAGGGAAAGCAGAGATTACGCTGCTGGTGCAAGGCCAGGAGCCCCCAGAGTTCTGGGAGGTGCTGGGCGGGGAGCCCTCCGAGATCAAGAAGCATGTGCCTGATGATTTCTGGCCCCCGCAGCCCAAGCTGTACAAG GTGGGCCTGGGCCTCGGCTACTTGGAGCTGCCGCAGATCAACTACAAGCTGTCTGTGGAACATAAGACACGGCCGAAGGTGGAACTGATGCCTAGGATGCGGCTG TTGCAGAGCCTGCTGGACACACACTGCGTGTACATCCTGGACTGTTGGTCCGACGTGTTTATTTGGCTCGGCCGCAAGTCCCCGCGCCTGGTGCGTGCCGCCGCCCTCAAGCTGGGCCAGGAGCTGTGTGGGATGCTGCACCGGCCACGCCACGCCGTGGTCAGCCGCAGCCTCGAGGGCACCGAGGCGCAG GTGTTCAAGGCCAAGTTCAAGAACTGGGACGACGTGTTGACAGTGGACTATACGCGCAACGCAGAAGCTGTGCTGCAGGGCCCGGGACTCGCAGGGAAGGTGAAGCGCGATACCGAGAAGAAAGACCAGATGAAGGCCGACCTCACTGCGCTCTTCCTGCCCCGGCAGCCGCCCATGGCGCCGGCCGAG GCGGAGCAGCTGATGGAGGAGTGGAACGAGGACCTGGACGGCATGGAGGGCTTTGTGCTAGAGGGCAAGAAGTTTGCGCGGCTGCCCGAGGAGGAGTTCGGCCACTTCTACACGCAGGACTGCTACGTGTTCCTCTGCAG GTACTGGGTGCCTGTGGAGtatgaggaggaggagaagaccCTGTCCGACGGCAAGGAAGGCGAGGAGGATGCTGGGCAGGTggaggagaagcagcctgaggagGATTTCCAGTGCACCGTGTACTTCTGGCAGGGCCGCGAAGCCTCCAACATGGGCTGGCTCACCTTCACCTTCAGCCTGCAGAAGAAGTTCGAGAGCCTCTTCCCCGGCAGGCTGGAG GTGGTGCGCATGACACAGCAGCAGGAGAATCCCAAGTTCCTATCCCATTTCAAGAGAAAGTTCATCATCCATCGGGGCAAGAGGAAGGTGGCCCAGGGTGCCCTGCAGCCAAGCCTTTACCAGATTCGCACCAACGGCAGTGCCCTCTGCACCCG gtGCATCCAGATCAGCACTGACTCCAGCCTCCTCAACTCTGAGTTCTGCTTCATCCTCAAG GTACCCTTTGAGAGTGAAGACAACCAGGGTATTGTATACGCGTGGGTGGGCCGGGCCTCAGACCCTGATGAGGCCAAGCTGTCGGAGGACATCATGAACACCATGTTTGACAGCTCCTACAGCAAGCAG GTAATTAATGAAGGTGAGGAGCCCGAGAACTTCTTCTGGGTAGGCATCGGGGCACAGAAGCCTTATGACGATGACGCTGAATACATGAAGCACACCCGCCTCTTCCG GTGCTCCAATGAGAAGGGATACTTTGCAGTGACTGAGAAATGCTCTGACTTTTGCCAAGATGACCTGGCAGATGATGACATCATGTTGTTAGACAATGGCCAAGAG GTTTATATGTGGGTGGGGACCCagacaagccaggtggagatCAAACTGAGTCTGAAGGCCTGCCAG GTGTACATCCAGCACCTGAGGTCCAAAGGGCAGGAGCGCCCCCGCCGTCTGCGCCTGGTCCGCAAGGGCAATGAGCATTGGGCCTTCACCCGCTGTTTTCACGCCTGGAGCACCTGCCGCAAGGCCCTAGCCTAG
- the FLII gene encoding protein flightless-1 homolog isoform X3: protein MGKGGYFPENVKAMTSLRWLKLNRTGLCYLPEELAALQKLEHLSVSHNHLTTLHGELSSLPSLRAIVARANNLKNSGVPDDIFKLDDLSVLDLSYNQLTECPRELDSAKNMLVLNLSHNSIDTIPNQLFINLTDLLHLDLSENRLESLPPQMRRLVHLQTLVLNGNPLLHAQLRQLPALTALQTLHLRNTQRTQGNLPTSLEGLGSLADVDLSCNDLTRVPECLYTLPSLRRLNLSSNQITELSLCIDQWVHVETLNLSRNQLTSLPSAICKLTRLKKLYLNSNKLDFDGLPSGIGKLASLEEFMAANNNLELIPESLCRCTKLRKLILNKNCLVTLPEAIHFLMEIEVLDVRENPSLVMPPKPADPAAEWYNIDFSLQNQLRLAGASPATVAAAAAAGSGPKDPLARKMRLRRRKDSAQDDQAKQVLKGMSDVAQEKNQKQEESIDARATGGKVRRWDQGLEKPRLDYSEFFTEDVGQLPGLTIWQIENFLPVLVEEAFHGKFYEADCYIVLKTFLDESGSLNWEIYYWIGGEATLDKKACSAIHAVNLRNYLGAECRTVREEMGEESGEFLQVFDNNISYIEGGTASGFYTVEDTHYVTRMYRVYGKKNIKLEPVPLKGASLDPRFVFLLDRGLDIYVWRGAQATLSCTTKARLFAEKINKNERKGKAEITLLVQGQEPPEFWEVLGGEPSEIKKHVPDDFWPPQPKLYKVGLGLGYLELPQINYKLSVEHKTRPKVELMPRMRLLQSLLDTHCVYILDCWSDVFIWLGRKSPRLVRAAALKLGQELCGMLHRPRHAVVSRSLEGTEAQVFKAKFKNWDDVLTVDYTRNAEAVLQGPGLAGKVKRDTEKKDQMKADLTALFLPRQPPMAPAEAEQLMEEWNEDLDGMEGFVLEGKKFARLPEEEFGHFYTQDCYVFLCRYWVPVEYEEEEKTLSDGKEGEEDAGQVEEKQPEEDFQCTVYFWQGREASNMGWLTFTFSLQKKFESLFPGRLEVVRMTQQQENPKFLSHFKRKFIIHRGKRKVAQGALQPSLYQIRTNGSALCTRCIQISTDSSLLNSEFCFILKVPFESEDNQGIVYAWVGRASDPDEAKLSEDIMNTMFDSSYSKQVINEGEEPENFFWVGIGAQKPYDDDAEYMKHTRLFRCSNEKGYFAVTEKCSDFCQDDLADDDIMLLDNGQEVYMWVGTQTSQVEIKLSLKACQVYIQHLRSKGQERPRRLRLVRKGNEHWAFTRCFHAWSTCRKALA, encoded by the exons ATGGGCAAG GGTGGCTACTTCCCTGAGAATGTCAAGGCTATGACCAGTCTGCGATGGCTGAAGCTGAACCGCACAGGCCTCTGCTACCTGCCAGAGGAGCTGGCTGCACTGCAGAAACTG GAGCATTTGTCTGTGAGCCACAACCACCTGACCACGCTTCATGGAGAGCTATCCAGCCTGCCGTCGCTGCGG GCCATTGTGGCTCGAGCCAACAACCTGAAGAATTCTGGGGTCCCTGATGACATCTTCAAGCTGGATGACCTCTCGGTCCTG GACTTGAGCTACAACCAGCTGACAGAGTGCCCGCGGGAGCTGGACAGCGCCAAGAACATGCTGGTGCTGAACCTCAGCCACAACAG CATTGACACCATCCCCAACCAGCTCTTCATCAACCTCACCGACCTGCTGCACCTGGACCTCAGCGAGAACCGCCTGGAGAGCTTGCCCCCACAAATGCGCCGCCTGGTGCACCTGCAGACGCTCGTGCTCAATGGGAACCCACTGCTGCATGCCCAGCTCCG GCAGCTCCCAGCGCTCACGGCCCTGCAGACCCTGCACCTGAGGAACACGCAGCGTACCCAGGGCAACCTCCCGACCAGCCTGGAGGGCCTGGGCAGCCTAGCAG ATGTGGATCTGTCCTGCAACGACCTGACACGGGTGCCCGAGTGCCTGTACACCCTGCCCAGCCTGCGCCGTCTCAACCTCAGCAGTAACCAGATCACAGAGCTGTCCCTGTGCATTGACCAGTGGGTACATGTGGAGACCTTGAACCTTTCCCGAAACCAGCTGACCTCACTGCCC TCGGCCATTTGCAAGCTGACCAGGCTGAAGAAGCTGTACCTGAACTCCAACAAGCTGGACTTCGATGGGCTGCCCTCAGGCATCGGCAAGCTGGCCAGCTTGGAGGAGTTCATGGCTGCCAACAATAACCTGGAATTGATCCCCGAAAGCCTGTGCAG GTGTACAAAGCTGAGGAAACTCATTTTGAATAAGAACTGCCTGGTGACTCTCCCGGAGGCCATCCACTTCCTGATGGAGATTGAG GTCCTGGATGTGCGGGAGAACCCGAGTCTGGTCATGCCTCCCAAGCCCGCTGACCCCGCCGCCGAGTGGTACAACATCGACTTCTCACTGCAGAACCAGCTACGGCTGGCGGGCGCCTCCCCTGCTACTGTGGCAGCAGCAGCTGCTG CAGGAAGTGGACCCAAGGACCCTCTGGCTCGCAAGATGCGGCTTCGGAGGCGCAAGGACTCGGCCCAGGATGACCAGGCCAAGCAGGTTCTGAAGGGCATGTCAGATGTGGCCCAGGAGAAGAACCAAAAGCAGGAG GAGAGCATAGATGCCCGAGCCACCGGGGGCAAGGTGCGGCGCTGGGACCAGGGTCTGGAGAAGCCGCGCCTGGACTACTCTGAGTTCTTCACGGAGGATGTGGGCCAGTTGCCTGGCCTGACCATCTGGCAGATCGAGAATTTCCTGCCTGTGCTGGTGGAGGAGGCCTTCCACGGCAAGTTCTATGAGGCTGACTGCTACATTGTGCTCAAG ACTTTTCTGGACGAGAGCGGCTCTCTGAACTGGGAGATCTACTACTGGATCGGCGGGGAGGCCACCCTGGACAAGAAAGCTTGCTCAGCCATCCACGCAGTGAACCTGCGCAACTACCTGGGTGCTGAGTGCCGCACCGTGCGGGAGGAGATGGGCGAGGAGAGCGGGGAGTTCCTGCAG GTGTTTGACAACAACATCTCCTACATTGAGGGTGGCACAGCCAGTGGCTTCTACACTGTGGAGGACACGCACTATGTCACCAG GATGTACCGCGTGTATGGGAAAAAGAACATCAAGTTGGAGCCCGTGCCCCTCAAGGGGGCCTCCCTGGACCCGAG GTTTGTTTTCCTGCTGGACCGAGGGCTGGATATCTACGTGTGGCGGGGGGCCCAGGCCACACTGAGCTGCACAACCAAGGCCAG GCTCTTTGCGGAGAAAATTAATAAGAATGAGCGGAAAGGGAAAGCAGAGATTACGCTGCTGGTGCAAGGCCAGGAGCCCCCAGAGTTCTGGGAGGTGCTGGGCGGGGAGCCCTCCGAGATCAAGAAGCATGTGCCTGATGATTTCTGGCCCCCGCAGCCCAAGCTGTACAAG GTGGGCCTGGGCCTCGGCTACTTGGAGCTGCCGCAGATCAACTACAAGCTGTCTGTGGAACATAAGACACGGCCGAAGGTGGAACTGATGCCTAGGATGCGGCTG TTGCAGAGCCTGCTGGACACACACTGCGTGTACATCCTGGACTGTTGGTCCGACGTGTTTATTTGGCTCGGCCGCAAGTCCCCGCGCCTGGTGCGTGCCGCCGCCCTCAAGCTGGGCCAGGAGCTGTGTGGGATGCTGCACCGGCCACGCCACGCCGTGGTCAGCCGCAGCCTCGAGGGCACCGAGGCGCAG GTGTTCAAGGCCAAGTTCAAGAACTGGGACGACGTGTTGACAGTGGACTATACGCGCAACGCAGAAGCTGTGCTGCAGGGCCCGGGACTCGCAGGGAAGGTGAAGCGCGATACCGAGAAGAAAGACCAGATGAAGGCCGACCTCACTGCGCTCTTCCTGCCCCGGCAGCCGCCCATGGCGCCGGCCGAG GCGGAGCAGCTGATGGAGGAGTGGAACGAGGACCTGGACGGCATGGAGGGCTTTGTGCTAGAGGGCAAGAAGTTTGCGCGGCTGCCCGAGGAGGAGTTCGGCCACTTCTACACGCAGGACTGCTACGTGTTCCTCTGCAG GTACTGGGTGCCTGTGGAGtatgaggaggaggagaagaccCTGTCCGACGGCAAGGAAGGCGAGGAGGATGCTGGGCAGGTggaggagaagcagcctgaggagGATTTCCAGTGCACCGTGTACTTCTGGCAGGGCCGCGAAGCCTCCAACATGGGCTGGCTCACCTTCACCTTCAGCCTGCAGAAGAAGTTCGAGAGCCTCTTCCCCGGCAGGCTGGAG GTGGTGCGCATGACACAGCAGCAGGAGAATCCCAAGTTCCTATCCCATTTCAAGAGAAAGTTCATCATCCATCGGGGCAAGAGGAAGGTGGCCCAGGGTGCCCTGCAGCCAAGCCTTTACCAGATTCGCACCAACGGCAGTGCCCTCTGCACCCG gtGCATCCAGATCAGCACTGACTCCAGCCTCCTCAACTCTGAGTTCTGCTTCATCCTCAAG GTACCCTTTGAGAGTGAAGACAACCAGGGTATTGTATACGCGTGGGTGGGCCGGGCCTCAGACCCTGATGAGGCCAAGCTGTCGGAGGACATCATGAACACCATGTTTGACAGCTCCTACAGCAAGCAG GTAATTAATGAAGGTGAGGAGCCCGAGAACTTCTTCTGGGTAGGCATCGGGGCACAGAAGCCTTATGACGATGACGCTGAATACATGAAGCACACCCGCCTCTTCCG GTGCTCCAATGAGAAGGGATACTTTGCAGTGACTGAGAAATGCTCTGACTTTTGCCAAGATGACCTGGCAGATGATGACATCATGTTGTTAGACAATGGCCAAGAG GTTTATATGTGGGTGGGGACCCagacaagccaggtggagatCAAACTGAGTCTGAAGGCCTGCCAG GTGTACATCCAGCACCTGAGGTCCAAAGGGCAGGAGCGCCCCCGCCGTCTGCGCCTGGTCCGCAAGGGCAATGAGCATTGGGCCTTCACCCGCTGTTTTCACGCCTGGAGCACCTGCCGCAAGGCCCTAGCCTAG